In the genome of Fusarium poae strain DAOMC 252244 chromosome 1, whole genome shotgun sequence, the window TTGTTTTCCAAGATCCCTCCTTCTCCTATCAGCCGGCAATTCCTAAACCGTGCGATTTTACTTCAATTCCCCTCGTATACTCTGGCCATCTCGATTCGCTTCTTGGTCAACAAACAATTCTTGAGCCCACACGAGTTTACATGTATATTGGATTTTAACGGAAGACTACTTAGATAGCAGATAAATTACCCTCCGTACTCGAAGCTTGCTATCCAGTCGACTTGATACTTGAGTGCGTAGCCGAAACGAAATCCGCTTCGGTTCAATGACCTTCGCCGACCTGGCTTGCTGACGACCGCATCACCTCCCAATTCGCATCCTTGCTCGTCTTTGTCGATGGAACCCAACAAACGACGCAAGCTTGCCCCCAAGGTCAACGCCACGACTCCAAGcaagccgccgccgccgccgccagcACAATTCCTCCACGAATCGGTCAGCTCTTGATTCTCTAGCTTTCCGCGTCCTCTTCTTGCTAACCCGGGCTCTGGCTATagcctcaacaacaccatccaGCTCAGGAGGCTGCTCCGGCTCCTCTTTCTGAACGTCATGACTTCGAGTCCTTTGCGCGACATCTGCAAGATGCTGCTATGCTCATCCAAAGACAGACCGAGCGTCACCCCTATACCGATGTCTCCGTTCTGCTGCTAAGATGGGAGGATGATGAAACTGTTGATGAAGATCTGGTTGCTCTTGAGCAGGTTCTCCAGAAGCAGTACAGATACAGGACAGAGAAGTGGCACATCCCCACTGTGCCGAATCCTAGCATAAAGCTTGGTGTTCAAATTGCTTCCTTCCTCGAGCATGCGAAATCTAATCATTTGCTCATCATCTACTACGCTGGCCATGGCTATGTAAGCTCCGATGGTCACCTTTTCTGGGCTTGGTGAGTTGATCATTTTTGACATGTGCTGTTCCACTCGCCTTTGGCTAACATCTTCCCCACAGCAACTCCAGAGAAGATGCTGCAAAACTAAAATGGGATGGCGTTCGTTGCCTCTTTGAGGATGCACAGTCTGATATCCTGTTGTTACTCGATACATGCGCGGTGCCCGATCCCCCTATGGCCGGTAGCCATGGCGTGAAGCAAGCCATTGCGGCTTGCGCCTCAGATCGTAGTCCAGATAGCTTAGAGAGGTCATTTACCTCCAACTTGACCGAGGCTCTACAGAAGCTTAGTAGTGGACGGCCGTTCACGACACAAAGACTCCACGAAGAAGTGTTATTTCTGaagaaacaacaacaactactTCAAACTCCTCGGCAAACCAACGGAGGCACCTCGAATACGCAGTCTTCTCCACAAAATCCGGTCTTCATACCTCTGACACCCGGAAAAGGTCAAAGTATTGCCCTTGCGCCAATGCCCTCAAGACCACGTACTGGTTCACAAAACGGACATGACACCGATGGCCAGGGTAACCGTGAAGAACAGCTGATCGATCCAGAATCTGTTGTTGACCTCAGATTTGAAGAACCCCGAGTGCTTGTTTGCACTACCTTCGTTGGCGATGCAAGTCCGGACATGTCTTTTTTCTCCCAATGGCTGCACAGCACACCACCTTTGGGGGACAAGATCGCGGTCGAAGGCATGTTTCTCGGCCCACCTACTATGTTACTCATTTCTATGCCTCACTCGATCTGGAACGTGGTACAGCACGACAAAGTATGCTGCTTTTTAGGGTATATTAGCTCCCACAACATGATCCACCTCTACCACAAGCTAGTAGGTTCTTCTGGTATCAAACCATCAGCTAGAGAAGTTGAGGATGGCCGGATCCTCCTCGAGGCAAGGGATCACGCCTTCAGTACTCCTGCCCGCGTtcgacgagaagaaggccatTCTTTTCACTCCCCAGCCACCAGAGAAGCGCCTAATTCTGTCGAACGAACAGAGTATCTTCCTCAAGCTAGTCCGTCAGCTCCAGCATATGCCAACTCAACAGGGGGTCATTCTAAACCCAAGGATGAGGTGGAAGATTCGGCAGAGATGCAGGAAGCTGCCGAGCAACTGAAAGCTTTGAGTCATGTTCGCCACCCAAGTGACGAAGCCGCAAACATTAACCGACCTCGCACAATTCTTCCCGACGGAATGCCTGAGATCAGACCAGAGGGGGAGAGCGATGAACACGGCAACAATGACCCTCTAGCAACACTTCGCAACGCCAACGCAGCAGTGAAGCCCCCTCGAAGGTCTCTTCCCAAACAGGACACTCGCTGCAATCACTGTAGCCATGCCCCTTTCAAGGATTCCTCATCTTTGAGAAAACACATCGCTGCAGCCCACACTAGGCCATTCCCATGTGCATTCTCGTTTGCGGGATGCACAAGCACCTTCGGTTCGAAGAACGAATGGAAGAGACATATTGCATCACAGCATTTGTGTTTGCAATACTATCGTTGTTCTTCCTGTCCTCAGAGCACTGCTGAAGGGAAAGGAAACGAGTTCAATCGCAAAGATTTGTTTACCCAGCACTTGCGGCGTATGCATGCGCCCTTCCAAATCAAAAGGGCACTGGCCAAGGGGGACAGCAAGCTGCAGTCTGAGTGGGACGCACACGTCAAAGAAATGCAGGTATCATGCCTTGTACAGCGTCGCTTACCTCCACAACGCTCAGCGTGCCCGAAACAAGGTTGTCAGAGTGTCTTTGAAGGTCCTTCCTCATGGGATGAGTGGACTGAACATGTGGGCCGGCATATGGAAAAGGGAGAGGGCGGTGGCAGACTCGGAGTAGATGGCCTTCTGGCGCAATGGGCCTTGGATGAAGGCATCATTGAGCGCAAGACAGACGGCGAATATCGCTTGTCAACCAGTAACGGAATGAGTGGGGGAGGCAACAGCGGAGGCATGCCTCCTGTTTTTGAACAAAAAGAGTCAACCTTAACATCGGTTTCAACACTGGAACCGTCGCAGCCGGAGAAATCCTTGATCGCGGAGACAAGCACAAAACCTCCAGAAGACAGAATGGAGGTTGATACCTCCGAGTAAAGGGTGCGGTGACTGACTATAGGACTCATTACGAATCTAGTGCGATGCGATGCACTGCAACGATATGACGATACGAGTGAATGACCAATTTTCATACAGTTTTCCTTTCTTACATAGTGACGGTCGCTACCTTGTCCAGTCACTCGCTTAGAAGACGTTCTCATGAACAGGAAGAAGTCTTGCGACTTCGAGGCTTGAAACAAAATTCCAATTGGAGTCAGGAAATATGTAAAAGGGTATAAAAGTTATCGGTCAATGAAAAAAATCCAATCGAAAGCTCGCAGTCGTGTTTATGTTGGTCTGTAGTCATAACTCCTATGGCGCAAAATATGACTAGTTAGCAGGCATGTATCCGTATATACCTGAGTAATCTCTGCTGCAACACTATAAACGCTGAGTATTTTTTATTTGTTTCCTtgaaattataaaagaaatattctAAGTTATCTATGGAGATGGGAATTTGCATATCTTGATGTTTGTGTACTGGGACATAATTTAAGGCGTACGTAGGCCACGCTGCCGCGCGGGCACAATGACCCCTCAACCCACTGAAGCCCTCTGAATTTAAACATTAACAAAGACATCGCACCGCTCATCAACACGTGTCAAAACACCATCGCGATCTCCTTATTGCCGACCTCTCAATCCATTATTTCTGTTGAACTCATACAAAAGCACAAACATGTCTCCGTCCCCTGCAAATGAGAGCCCTCCGGCGGCCTCATCGCCGTCCATGATCAAGGGCGCATCgcttctcatcatcctccagTTGGCCTCCCGTCTAATAACATTTGTCGCCAACCAACTCCTTCTGCGCTATCTCACTGCCCCTCTTCTAGGCATTTCGACGCAACTCGAGGTGTACTACCTTTCTGTTCTCTTTTTCGCGCGCGAAAGTTTGCGCGTGGCGATTCAGCGAAGGGACGCTGGGTCCAAGGCCAAAGAGGAGAGTCAAGCAGTGGTGAACCTGGGATATCTCTCTATTGGCCTAGGAAGTCTTGTCAGCCTTGGTCTGGGATGGATGTATCTCGCGTATGCCACCGAGGCAACGCTCTCGACACCGTATCTTGTCGAGTCGTTGTACTTGTACGGATTTGCAGCCATGGTTGAGCTGTTGTCTGAGCCGTGCTTCGTTCTTATGCAGACTCGACTGCAATTTGGTACACGAGCTGCTGCAGAGTCTATTGCGACATTCCTGAGATGTATTGCCGTGTTTGGATCTGCGGTCTGGGCATCCAAGCACAGTGATATTGGAGTGCTTCCTTTCGCTCTTGGACAAATTACCTATGGCGTTTCACTGCTTCTTGTCTACTTGGTATCGGGATATCAGCTTGCCTCTTCAATCGGCTTCTCTCTTTACCCCAAAACTATCGTTTCAAAGGATAATCGGTTCTGGGGATCCATGTTTGATAGACCCACGATAGGTCTTGCTGGTAGCATGATGGCTCAGAGTGTGGTCAAGCATCTCCTTACTCAAGGAGACACCTTTCTCATCTCCTTGCTTGCCTCCGCCAATGTCCAAGGAGCCTATGCACTCGCAAACAACTACGGCAGTCTACTTGCTCGTCTCCTTTTCCAGCCTGTTGAAGAAAGCAGTCGAAGCTATTTCTCTCGATTGCTGTCATCAGTGACTCCCGTCAAACAAGGCGGCAAGCCCTCGCCTGTTGTTACTGAAGCGAAGCAAAACCTGTCAACCCTGCTTCGGCTCTATATCCTTCTGTCGTCAGTCATCATCAGTCTTGGGCCCTTTGCTGCTCCGCCTCTTTTGGCTATTGTAGCTGGTAAGCAGTGGGCTGGTTCGGGGGCTGGTGACGTCCTTGCGGCGTATTGTTTCTACATCCCTTTCCTCGGCTTGAACGGCCTTACAGAATCATTCGTGGCATCTGTCGCCACAGAGGCCGAGGTTCATGGGCAGTCTGTCTGGATGGGTGCCTTTTCCGTCGTGTTTGCTACTTCAGCTTTCCTCTTCATGAGAGTCTACCCTCTCGGTGCCATCGGCTTGGTGTTGGCCAATATCATCAATATGGCGTGTCGCATCGTCTGGAGCGGAGCATTCATCAAGCGCTATTTCAAACGACATGGTACTGAATTCAAAATCAAGAGTCTACTTCCTGAGAGCACACTCGGCGTCTCAGTCGCTACAGCCATTCTTCTCAGGCAACTAAAGATCGCAGACAACGCGGATCCACCGATTAAATCTCTCGTCAAGATCGCTGGCTCGGCCATCACATTATTGATTCTCATGTACGTCTACAAAATTCCAAATATCAGACTTTTCAACAAATCTAATTCATCGCAGCCTGGTCCTTGAGCGCCGTTTTATCCTTGAGTGTCTAAACTCGGTCCGCGGTCGGAAAGCCGCTAAACAATAGTGCTTTTTccataatagtaattttaatcaAATGTGATTTTGGTGGACTTTGCGTTCATGTCGACATCCTTGAAGAAAGCGCCGTACATGTCGTGAGCCTTCTTCTTAACGGTGGTGCCGAACTTGAGGAGGTCATCAGGCACGGGCTGGTTGGCACCTCGGAGAATGTTGACGAGACTAGAAGAGTAAGCAGATGCTCATGTGTGAGTGCCTGGTGTACTTACGAGCCGGAGTGAGACTTGTCCTCAACAGTGAAGAAAGTGATAGCCTGGCCGGTCTTGCCAGCTCGGCCAGTTCGTCCGATACGGTGGACGTAGTCCTCGATGGTCAAGGGGAACTGTTCATGTTAGCGAATATTTCAAGAAACCGTATGGTGAGAACGTACTGTAACGTTGATAACGAGCTTAACCTCGGGAATGTCCAGACCACGAGCAGCGACATCAGTGGCGACAAGGACAGGAGTTTGTCCAGACTTGAAAGCCTCGAGACTCCTTGTTCGCTGCTCCTGTCTCAAATCACCGTGAATGCCGCCAACGCGGATACCCTTGCGGCTTAGGAAGTTCTCAATACGAGTAGCCTCCTTCTTGTACAAGCAGAAGACAAGAATACGGTCGTTCTTCTTGCTACCCTGCTGGTGCTCCTTCAGGATCTCGAGCAGACGGAACTCCTTCCCTCTAGGCTCAACAACCTCGACAGTCTGTGAAATTCTTGCGTTGGCCTGAAGCTCAACGGCTCCACCAGCTGTCTCCTTACCACCAGATCCAATGGCGATTTTGACAGGGCTAACCATGAAGGTAGATGCGAGCGTCTGCACGGACTGGGGCCATGTAGCCGTGAACATGAGTGTCTGGCGCTTCTCGCGAGGGGGGCAAGCACTGAGAATCATCTTGATATCCTCCTCGAAACCCTTGTCAAGCATACGGTCGGCCTCGTCAAGAACGGCGAAGGCTGCGTGGCTAAGATCGACAGTTCCATCGGACATGAAATCCTTAAGACGACCAGGGGTTGCGACAATGATGTCAGCACCACGGTTGAGGAGGTTTCGCTGGTCATCCTTGGAAGCACCACCGTAGAGACAGACACACTTCATCCTGTTGAGGGCCGCGACGGAAGCCATCTGCTCATAGGTCTGCATGGCAAGTTCTCGTGTAGGCgaaacaacaacagccttggTGTGCTTGTGCTTAATAGCAGAGATGGCCTCGACGCAGGGAAGTGCGAAAGCCATGGTCTTTCCGGATCCTGTCTCAGCAACACCGATCACATCACGGCCGGAGAGGGTGAAAGGCCACGAAGCGGACTGGATGGGTGTAGGAGCCTTGTAGTTGGCGAATGGCGAGGGCTTCTTCTCGAGGAGGTTTGTAGCAGGGAGTTGGTGGAATTCCAGTACGGGACGAAGAGTAACGGTCTCGGTCTTGGGATCTGTAATGTGGATTTCGTTCTTGGAGAGAAATTCGTCAATCTCAGCTTGAGGGACGTTAGAGAGCGCAATGGTTTGAGCGTAAGAGCCACTGGAAGGAGCATCGGCGTCAGAAGAGGATTCGGTGGtggtcttcttctccttcttggacttcttcttgggagCCTCCTCAGAGACCTCGGCGGCAGGCTCAGCAGATGCCTCAGCCTCAGCcagcttctgcttcttctccaacttcttggccttcttggccttcttgcgCTCCTTATCGGCAGCACGTTCAGCGTCAGAGTCCTCGGCACTAGGCTCAGACTCttggctcttcttctccttcttcttctccttgcgcTCTCGCTTCTCGGCCTTCAAGCGGGCCTTCTCTTCGGAGTCGACCTTGGTCTTCTTGGAGGGTCTATCCTCGCTGTCAGCGAGAGAATGCTTAGTGGCAGCCATCTCGAATATTTGAGCGTATTGAAGCGACCGGAAAGAAGTTTGCAAAAGACGGTCGATGTTATCGCAGAATGGCTGGGAACTTGCGTCGCAGAAATTTGGGTGGGATAAGACATGGGACAGAAAAAAAAGTggcttatcgataagaaaTCTGCCTCGAAACGACCCACTCAACCTGCATCTTATTCCGCGCCAAAACTCCACTACTAACTTTACAAGCTACTAAGGTTCCTATCATCGGAGGACCCTGAAATATAATATCAAATTGTTCCTAATTGGCTTTTACTTACCCAACATCGCCTTGAAAATGATGCAATAATGTTGACTTCCATACCATAAGGCTCTGTCTGATACATGGTTCCCTTCGTGACCGAGTTGGGTTCACAGTTCAACCAGTCGGCAACACGTGTATCCTGTTGTGTCTTGGCTACAGGAACCATCAACTCTCCAGATAACATACTACAGTTTCCAGGCTCTCGAGTGCGTAACGATGCTGTATTATTCTCTGCCATCCGATATCCAAACAGGACGGgtgtcatacctacacaGCTGTCACAAGGGCTCTCACGATGCAACTTCCCGTTCGGTTATGGCAACTTTGGATATTGAGTTACCATGACGCCTTACTTACCGGGCAATGCAAGAGAGTTCGAAACCGGTTTGGCAGAGTTGATCAACTTGTATTATCATGCTGAACTGGCCTTTGAGGCTCTGATCTTTGGCCAATGAAATAATGTCTGTTGTGCTATTCCGCCTCACAAGGTTCGCCGCTTCGAGTATTGGACATCTTCACGATCGCCTCAGCACGCTAGTCGCGGACCCTCTGGTCATGCCTCCATCGTATCTTATGCACGAGTATGCTGTGCTGAAAGGTCCAACCCGTTCACGACGCGGCAGATGGCATACAAGTGTAAGCCGGCCCCAGTCACAATGGCATCCATGTCTTGGATCCATATCTTTTCATGAGTCTTACAGATATCTTTTAACGGATATGACAAGCCAAGGCCTTTGCTCGCTTCCAGGTCGACCTGATATCTATGGAGTCGGTGTTCGCGCCGCATTCTACACACAATGGCTTGGTACGTTGATCATGGAGTATATCTCTGAAGACGACCTCTCGGATTTGCGCTTCATCAGCCTCTTCTCATCTGCAGCTGCGTCCATTTCCCTTGTTATCGGGATAGCATGTAATGTCTTGAATCCGCTTGATATTTACTTCTTACTCCTCTTTGCTATGGgcttctttttatttctGATGCCATTATGCATATGGCGTGTGATAACAAGATGTCAACCACACCTCGACCCTTTTTTACTCACGAAGGAAAACCATGGAACATTTTACTATCTCGTGGCCCTTACAATACTCATGGCTACCGTGTCAATGGGAACATGGTATTACACCGTGTTTCTGCCACATCTTAACCGCAACTGTCGCGACGTTGTATTCATGTTAGGAAAGGTAAACTTGGAGAGTAAGGGTAATGTTATAGTTGGAGCGGTCTTTTACATTGGTGTTCTTTCCAGTATTGGCGGTTTTATCTTTCTGAAATCCTGTTGCATTCCAATAAGACATCAAAGTACCCGAAGCAGGAGAAACAGGTATGGAAAGCTCCCACTTCACTCAGCTTACAAACCTGCTGAATGTTACCAGGACAAGAATTATCTGGCATCTTATGAAGCTTCGTCTCGTTTCTGGGCTTATCATATTCACACTTTTGGTCGTTGCTATCGAGCTCCCCATACAATGGAACTATGTCCAGGGCGTCTATGACTTTGCGACCATTACTCAATTACTCccctttctcttctcaaTTGGTATATTCTTACGCTCTTGGGCGCTCTACGCCAGCAGCGCCAACACAACGGGAGGCGAAGCTGGAACAAGGCCGAGTCCAAATACATCGttatcgtcgtcatcttcctcatcatcaaatGGCGAAATGGCCAACGTGGTGCGGATTTATCGATCCCGCAGTCCTCGGTTGTATTATCCATATGGGTATAATAATCCTTATGGATACAATTACTATGGGCATGAACAGTACCAAGACAGAAGCCCGTACAACTACAACGATAACTACTACAACAATTACGCAAATTTGTCACAGGAATCTCAAGAGCCTCGATGGCCTCCGGGGGTTTACTATAGTCGGCGACCATAGATTGACCggttttataaattatattttatttgtATCATTCTTTACCCACCGAATTTCAAGGTGAAGGCTCGGTGAAGCACGGTGAACCCCGCCGCACAGACCTCCATTAGATCGGATTGCCTTTCACCCCGCAACCGCAAGTAAACAAAACTGTCCATCTTTAAATCCAAAAC includes:
- a CDS encoding hypothetical protein (TransMembrane:6 (i133-156o162-183i203-223o252-272i293-316o328-348i)), whose product is MSVVLFRLTRFAASSIGHLHDRLSTLVADPLVMPPSYLMHEYAVLKGPTRSRRGRWHTSVSRPQSQWHPCLGSISFHESYRYLLTDMTSQGLCSLPGRPDIYGVGVRAAFYTQWLGTLIMEYISEDDLSDLRFISLFSSAAASISLVIGIACNVLNPLDIYFLLLFAMGFFLFLMPLCIWRVITRCQPHLDPFLLTKENHGTFYYLVALTILMATVSMGTWYYTVFLPHLNRNCRDVVFMLGKVNLESKGNVIVGAVFYIGVLSSIGGFIFLKSCCIPIRHQSTRSRRNRTRIIWHLMKLRLVSGLIIFTLLVVAIELPIQWNYVQGVYDFATITQLLPFLFSIGIFLRSWALYASSANTTGGEAGTRPSPNTSLSSSSSSSSNGEMANVVRIYRSRSPRLYYPYGYNNPYGYNYYGHEQYQDRSPYNYNDNYYNNYANLSQESQEPRWPPGVYYSRRP
- the DBP3 gene encoding RNA-dependent ATPase (BUSCO:18978at5125) produces the protein MAATKHSLADSEDRPSKKTKVDSEEKARLKAEKRERKEKKKEKKSQESEPSAEDSDAERAADKERKKAKKAKKLEKKQKLAEAEASAEPAAEVSEEAPKKKSKKEKKTTTESSSDADAPSSGSYAQTIALSNVPQAEIDEFLSKNEIHITDPKTETVTLRPVLEFHQLPATNLLEKKPSPFANYKAPTPIQSASWPFTLSGRDVIGVAETGSGKTMAFALPCVEAISAIKHKHTKAVVVSPTRELAMQTYEQMASVAALNRMKCVCLYGGASKDDQRNLLNRGADIIVATPGRLKDFMSDGTVDLSHAAFAVLDEADRMLDKGFEEDIKMILSACPPREKRQTLMFTATWPQSVQTLASTFMVSPVKIAIGSGGKETAGGAVELQANARISQTVEVVEPRGKEFRLLEILKEHQQGSKKNDRILVFCLYKKEATRIENFLSRKGIRVGGIHGDLRQEQRTRSLEAFKSGQTPVLVATDVAARGLDIPEVKLVINVTFPLTIEDYVHRIGRTGRAGKTGQAITFFTVEDKSHSGSLVNILRGANQPVPDDLLKFGTTVKKKAHDMYGAFFKDVDMNAKSTKITFD
- a CDS encoding hypothetical protein (TransMembrane:12 (i21-43o49-69i90-113o133-152i164-184o190-212i342-367o379-400i412-429o435-454i475-494o506-524i)~BUSCO:22202at5125), which encodes MSPSPANESPPAASSPSMIKGASLLIILQLASRLITFVANQLLLRYLTAPLLGISTQLEVYYLSVLFFARESLRVAIQRRDAGSKAKEESQAVVNLGYLSIGLGSLVSLGLGWMYLAYATEATLSTPYLVESLYLYGFAAMVELLSEPCFVLMQTRLQFGTRAAAESIATFLRCIAVFGSAVWASKHSDIGVLPFALGQITYGVSLLLVYLVSGYQLASSIGFSLYPKTIVSKDNRFWGSMFDRPTIGLAGSMMAQSVVKHLLTQGDTFLISLLASANVQGAYALANNYGSLLARLLFQPVEESSRSYFSRLLSSVTPVKQGGKPSPVVTEAKQNLSTLLRLYILLSSVIISLGPFAAPPLLAIVAGKQWAGSGAGDVLAAYCFYIPFLGLNGLTESFVASVATEAEVHGQSVWMGAFSVVFATSAFLFMRVYPLGAIGLVLANIINMACRIVWSGAFIKRYFKRHGTEFKIKSLLPESTLGVSVATAILLRQLKIADNADPPIKSLVKIAGSAITLLILILVLERRFILECLNSVRGRKAAKQ
- a CDS encoding hypothetical protein (BUSCO:9245at5125), producing the protein MEPNKRRKLAPKVNATTPSKPPPPPPAQFLHESPQQHHPAQEAAPAPLSERHDFESFARHLQDAAMLIQRQTERHPYTDVSVLLLRWEDDETVDEDLVALEQVLQKQYRYRTEKWHIPTVPNPSIKLGVQIASFLEHAKSNHLLIIYYAGHGYVSSDGHLFWACNSREDAAKLKWDGVRCLFEDAQSDILLLLDTCAVPDPPMAGSHGVKQAIAACASDRSPDSLERSFTSNLTEALQKLSSGRPFTTQRLHEEVLFLKKQQQLLQTPRQTNGGTSNTQSSPQNPVFIPLTPGKGQSIALAPMPSRPRTGSQNGHDTDGQGNREEQLIDPESVVDLRFEEPRVLVCTTFVGDASPDMSFFSQWLHSTPPLGDKIAVEGMFLGPPTMLLISMPHSIWNVVQHDKVCCFLGYISSHNMIHLYHKLVGSSGIKPSAREVEDGRILLEARDHAFSTPARVRREEGHSFHSPATREAPNSVERTEYLPQASPSAPAYANSTGGHSKPKDEVEDSAEMQEAAEQLKALSHVRHPSDEAANINRPRTILPDGMPEIRPEGESDEHGNNDPLATLRNANAAVKPPRRSLPKQDTRCNHCSHAPFKDSSSLRKHIAAAHTRPFPCAFSFAGCTSTFGSKNEWKRHIASQHLCLQYYRCSSCPQSTAEGKGNEFNRKDLFTQHLRRMHAPFQIKRALAKGDSKLQSEWDAHVKEMQVSCLVQRRLPPQRSACPKQGCQSVFEGPSSWDEWTEHVGRHMEKGEGGGRLGVDGLLAQWALDEGIIERKTDGEYRLSTSNGMSGGGNSGGMPPVFEQKESTLTSVSTLEPSQPEKSLIAETSTKPPEDRMEVDTSE